A stretch of Acidovorax sp. RAC01 DNA encodes these proteins:
- a CDS encoding ExeA family protein, with protein sequence MYAPYFGLRHPPFSIAPDPRYLFMSERHREALAHLLYGLDAGGGFVLLTGEVGAGKTTVCRCFLEQIPSHCNVAYIFNPKLTVHELLRSVCDEFGVPHKPGVSGVETVKDYIDPLNASLLAAHGAGRNTVLIIDEAQNLSADVLEQLRLLTNLETSERKLLQIILIGQPELRAMVASPALEQLAQRVIARFHLDALSLEESQQYIAHRMAVAGLQGPLPLSARAMRRVHALSRGIPRRINLLCDRALLGAYAAGVRGVTVAMVNRAAREVFDRPAAAAAASAARTPRWAVAGLGAVAGAAALAVAGWAAGVWGPGAQRGADAPVQPASAALAPAAAAPAAAASAAASPASAATAPKPADALAQFLRAQDTDDTAAWLALAAAWGASVPDRADPCTSLPRAGVRCYRNPRAGLNLVRQLDRPVLLTLYPAAAPDTPVTAVLRHLDGNLATLEGAGQRVRVPVEDLADVWRGDLATLWRAPDAMPDKGEITDTAAGTAWLDAQLASRAAGGAGPERRAATPAQRQASIHRFQLAQGVVPDGRPGPLTLMLLNRATGVNEPRLRTGG encoded by the coding sequence ATGTACGCACCGTATTTCGGCCTACGGCATCCGCCGTTTTCCATCGCCCCCGATCCGCGCTACCTGTTCATGAGCGAGCGGCACCGCGAGGCGCTGGCGCACCTGCTGTACGGACTGGATGCGGGCGGCGGTTTCGTGCTGCTCACTGGCGAGGTCGGCGCAGGCAAGACCACCGTGTGCCGCTGCTTCCTGGAGCAGATCCCCAGCCACTGCAACGTGGCCTACATCTTCAACCCCAAGCTCACGGTGCACGAGCTGCTGCGCTCGGTGTGCGATGAATTCGGCGTGCCGCACAAGCCCGGCGTGTCGGGCGTCGAGACCGTCAAGGACTACATCGACCCGCTCAACGCATCGCTGCTGGCCGCGCACGGCGCGGGGCGCAACACCGTGCTCATCATTGACGAGGCGCAGAACCTCTCGGCCGATGTGCTGGAACAGCTGCGCCTGCTGACCAACCTGGAAACCAGCGAGCGCAAGCTGCTGCAGATCATCCTGATCGGCCAGCCCGAGCTGCGCGCCATGGTGGCCAGCCCGGCGCTGGAGCAGCTCGCCCAGCGCGTGATTGCACGCTTTCACCTCGATGCGCTGAGCCTCGAAGAATCACAGCAGTACATTGCGCACCGCATGGCCGTGGCCGGGCTGCAGGGGCCGCTGCCGTTGAGCGCGCGCGCCATGCGCCGGGTGCATGCGCTGTCGCGTGGCATACCGCGGCGCATCAACCTGCTGTGCGACCGCGCGCTGCTCGGCGCCTATGCGGCCGGGGTGCGGGGCGTCACGGTGGCCATGGTCAACCGCGCTGCGCGCGAGGTGTTTGATCGGCCCGCTGCTGCAGCGGCCGCATCGGCCGCGCGCACGCCGCGCTGGGCCGTGGCGGGCCTGGGCGCGGTGGCCGGGGCTGCAGCCCTGGCCGTGGCTGGCTGGGCTGCGGGCGTGTGGGGGCCAGGAGCCCAGCGCGGCGCAGATGCGCCCGTGCAGCCTGCCAGCGCGGCATTGGCGCCCGCGGCTGCGGCGCCTGCCGCGGCAGCCAGCGCGGCTGCAAGCCCCGCGAGCGCGGCCACTGCGCCCAAGCCTGCCGATGCACTGGCGCAGTTTCTGCGCGCGCAAGACACCGATGACACGGCCGCGTGGCTGGCCCTGGCCGCAGCCTGGGGCGCCAGCGTGCCTGACCGGGCCGACCCCTGCACCAGCCTGCCGCGCGCCGGTGTGCGCTGCTACCGCAATCCCCGCGCCGGGCTCAACCTGGTGCGCCAGCTGGACCGGCCTGTGCTGCTCACGCTGTACCCTGCCGCTGCGCCCGACACCCCGGTCACGGCTGTGCTGCGCCATCTCGACGGCAACCTGGCCACGCTCGAAGGCGCCGGGCAGCGCGTGCGCGTGCCGGTGGAAGACCTGGCCGACGTGTGGCGCGGCGACCTGGCCACGCTGTGGCGTGCGCCCGATGCCATGCCCGACAAGGGCGAGATCACCGACACCGCGGCGGGCACGGCCTGGCTCGATGCCCAGCTGGCGAGCCGTGCGGCCGGCGGCGCAGGGCCCGAGCGCCGCGCAGCCACGCCGGCCCAGCGCCAGGCCAGCATCCACCGGTTTCAGCTGGCCCAGGGCGTGGTGCCCGACGGCCGCCCCGGACCCCTGACCCTCATGCTGCTCAACCGCGCCACCGGCGTGAACGAGCCGCGCCTGCGCACCGGAGGCTAG